Proteins encoded in a region of the Paenibacillus pedocola genome:
- a CDS encoding ribonucleotide-diphosphate reductase subunit beta translates to MQLQKIFNTEAPNQSTRIIDGECSGILNWNDIRMPHMYKLYKVLLLNHWIADEIPMSKDAQQFPQLEAEEQRVFKINISLLAVLDSMQTMFVGDVKRYFTDSSLEAISAIIGQQEVVHNQSYSYVLSSIVSDSEQKEIFEYWKHDPVLLERNQFISDIYQEFRDAPSKDTFFRALVADLILEGIFFYSTFAFFYNLARDQKMMATSQMISYIQRDENQHCYFFAEVFKQLLVDYPELNTKENMDYVYRTIDRAVELETNWGHYTLTNVRGIDMNELSDYIKYIANKRLTLMGLDKAYQGVDVNCMPWIKPFSDEALNATKTDFFEAKSRNYGKVGDDNGFDDL, encoded by the coding sequence ATGCAATTACAAAAGATTTTTAATACGGAAGCACCGAACCAATCGACCCGTATCATCGACGGGGAATGCTCGGGAATTCTGAACTGGAACGATATCCGCATGCCGCATATGTACAAGCTGTACAAGGTGCTGCTGCTCAACCACTGGATCGCTGACGAGATCCCGATGTCCAAGGATGCCCAGCAGTTCCCGCAGCTGGAGGCTGAGGAACAGCGCGTGTTCAAGATCAACATCTCGCTGCTGGCGGTGCTGGACTCGATGCAGACGATGTTCGTCGGCGATGTGAAGCGTTATTTTACCGACTCTTCGCTTGAGGCCATTTCGGCAATCATCGGACAGCAGGAGGTCGTGCACAACCAGTCCTACTCCTATGTCCTCTCTTCGATTGTGTCTGACAGCGAGCAGAAGGAGATTTTTGAATACTGGAAGCATGATCCGGTACTGCTGGAGCGTAACCAGTTCATCTCCGACATCTATCAGGAGTTCCGCGACGCGCCGTCGAAGGATACCTTTTTCCGCGCACTGGTGGCCGATCTCATCCTGGAAGGGATTTTCTTCTACAGCACATTCGCCTTCTTCTACAATCTGGCCCGTGACCAGAAGATGATGGCGACCAGCCAGATGATCTCCTACATCCAGCGTGACGAGAATCAGCACTGCTACTTCTTCGCGGAAGTGTTTAAGCAGCTGCTGGTCGATTACCCTGAGCTGAACACAAAAGAGAACATGGACTACGTCTACCGTACCATTGACCGCGCTGTAGAGCTGGAAACCAACTGGGGGCACTACACGCTGACCAATGTGCGCGGCATCGACATGAACGAGCTGAGCGACTATATCAAATATATTGCCAATAAACGCTTGACCCTGATGGGTCTGGACAAGGCTTACCAAGGCGTCGACGTTAACTGCATGCCGTGGATCAAGCCTTTCTCTGACGAAGCGCTGAACGCGACCAAAACCGACTTCTTCGAAGCCAAATCGCGCAATTACGGCAAGGTCGGCGACGACAACGGATTTGATGATTTGTAA
- a CDS encoding ribonucleoside-diphosphate reductase subunit alpha, producing the protein MPQLVVKPDNRQLAFDEMRLSVYADRILNGLEQLSKETLLRGVQSKLRREEVSGEEISSAFTMSALELVTKEEPDWKFAAARSLLTSLYKKAAVNRRYKAYPEEPYGELYPLITDLVKKGIYREELLTHYTKAQIAELGECIDYTRDLLFDYIGLLTLSDRYLAHDFDGRVMELPQERYMIIAMFLMHREPEEKRLELVKEAYWAMSNIYMTAATPTMSNAGKKVAGQLSSCFIDTVDDSLEGIFDSNTDVARLSKMGGGIGVYLGKVRARGSDIRGHKNTSSGVIPWIRQLNNTAVSVDQLGTRKGAVAVYLDVFHKDILAFLDLKLNNGDERMRAHDVFHGVCLPDLFMEAVEARGHWNLFCPHEVKKVMGWKDANGRALGLEDFYDEELGQGAFREKYAEATANLELSRITVPAIDIMKRIMKSQLETGTPYMFYRDTVNRTNPNRNQGMVFSSNLCTEIMQNQSATVIEQEELVTKDGQTRIVISKIPGDFVVCNLNSIHLARAVPAGVLERLVPIQVRMLDNVIDINNIEVLQAQYTNSQYRAVGLGTFGLHHLLALEGIRWESEEAIEYNDHLYEHINYLLVRSSMELAREKGRYPKFAGSDWETGEYFTKRGYTSGEQEGKYVTAEQWRQLQQEVAADGVRNAWLFAIAPNGSTSIIAGSTASIDPLYELLSYEEKTTYKIANPAPDLSEKTIWYYKTAFLIDQNWSIRMASARQRHVDQGQSFNLYVTPDIKATDFLQLHLNAWKGGLKSTYYVRSRALTIEECESCAS; encoded by the coding sequence ATGCCACAACTCGTAGTGAAACCCGATAACCGCCAGCTGGCTTTTGATGAAATGCGCCTTTCCGTATATGCCGACCGTATCCTGAATGGCCTGGAACAGCTCAGCAAAGAAACGCTGCTGCGCGGAGTGCAGTCCAAGCTGCGCCGTGAAGAGGTCAGCGGAGAAGAAATCAGCAGTGCTTTTACGATGAGCGCCCTTGAGCTCGTAACCAAAGAAGAGCCGGACTGGAAGTTTGCCGCCGCCCGCTCGCTTTTGACTTCCCTATATAAGAAAGCCGCCGTCAACCGCCGCTATAAAGCCTATCCGGAGGAGCCTTACGGTGAACTCTACCCGCTGATTACCGACCTGGTCAAAAAAGGCATCTACCGCGAAGAGCTGCTGACCCACTACACCAAAGCGCAGATTGCCGAGCTTGGCGAATGTATCGATTACACCCGTGACCTCTTGTTCGATTATATCGGGCTGCTGACACTGTCCGACCGCTATCTGGCCCATGATTTTGACGGACGCGTGATGGAGCTCCCGCAGGAGCGTTACATGATTATCGCGATGTTCCTCATGCACCGTGAGCCGGAAGAGAAGCGCCTTGAGCTGGTAAAAGAGGCCTACTGGGCCATGAGCAACATTTATATGACCGCTGCCACGCCAACCATGTCCAATGCCGGTAAAAAGGTCGCCGGGCAGCTCTCCAGCTGCTTCATCGACACAGTGGACGACTCGCTGGAGGGCATTTTTGACTCCAACACCGACGTAGCCCGGCTCAGCAAAATGGGCGGAGGCATCGGCGTCTACCTCGGCAAAGTCCGGGCCCGCGGCTCCGATATCCGCGGCCACAAGAACACCAGCTCCGGCGTTATCCCTTGGATCCGCCAGCTGAACAATACCGCTGTCAGCGTAGACCAGCTCGGCACGCGCAAAGGCGCGGTCGCTGTCTATCTCGACGTGTTCCACAAGGACATTCTCGCCTTCCTCGACCTGAAGCTGAATAACGGCGACGAGCGGATGCGCGCCCATGACGTGTTCCACGGTGTCTGCCTGCCCGATCTGTTCATGGAAGCTGTAGAAGCACGCGGCCACTGGAACCTCTTCTGCCCGCATGAAGTGAAGAAGGTTATGGGCTGGAAAGACGCGAACGGCCGCGCTCTCGGTCTTGAGGATTTCTATGACGAAGAGCTTGGCCAAGGCGCTTTCCGCGAAAAATACGCTGAAGCCACAGCCAATCTGGAGCTCTCCCGCATCACGGTGCCGGCCATCGACATCATGAAGCGGATTATGAAGTCGCAGCTCGAGACCGGTACGCCGTATATGTTCTACCGCGATACCGTCAACCGCACCAATCCGAACCGCAATCAGGGCATGGTTTTCTCCTCCAACCTGTGCACGGAAATTATGCAGAACCAGTCGGCGACCGTGATCGAGCAGGAAGAACTGGTGACGAAGGACGGCCAGACCCGGATCGTCATCTCCAAAATCCCCGGCGACTTCGTTGTCTGCAACCTGAACTCCATCCACCTGGCCCGCGCTGTTCCGGCTGGCGTGCTGGAAAGACTGGTGCCGATTCAGGTCCGCATGCTCGACAATGTTATCGACATTAACAATATTGAAGTGCTGCAGGCGCAGTACACGAACAGCCAATACCGTGCTGTCGGCCTCGGCACCTTCGGCCTGCACCATCTGCTGGCCCTGGAAGGCATCCGCTGGGAGTCCGAGGAAGCTATCGAATACAACGACCATCTGTATGAGCACATCAATTATCTGCTTGTGCGCTCCAGCATGGAGCTGGCCCGTGAAAAGGGCCGCTATCCGAAGTTTGCCGGCTCCGACTGGGAGACCGGCGAGTACTTCACGAAACGCGGCTATACCAGCGGTGAACAGGAAGGCAAGTATGTAACAGCAGAGCAGTGGCGCCAGCTCCAGCAGGAAGTGGCTGCGGACGGCGTGCGCAACGCCTGGCTGTTCGCGATTGCGCCGAACGGCTCGACTTCGATCATTGCCGGCTCGACCGCCAGTATCGATCCGCTCTATGAGCTGCTCTCCTACGAGGAGAAGACTACCTACAAGATCGCTAACCCGGCGCCAGATCTGTCCGAGAAAACCATCTGGTACTACAAGACGGCCTTCCTGATTGATCAAAACTGGTCGATCCGCATGGCCTCGGCCCGCCAGCGCCACGTCGATCAGGGCCAGAGCTTCAACCTGTACGTGACGCCGGACATTAAGGCCACCGATTTCCTGCAGCTGCACTTGAACGCCTGGAAGGGCGGACTGAAGTCAACGTATTATGTGCGGAGCCGTGCACTTACCATAGAAGAGTGTGAATCTTGCGCGAGCTAA
- the nrdG gene encoding anaerobic ribonucleoside-triphosphate reductase activating protein gives MNICGYYPESINEGEGMRAVLFLSGCRHRCPGCFNPKTWNFNFGEPFTLERQREIIAEMAANPLLDGLTLAGGDPFFSAEEAMGFIQELRAVLPDFPIWIYTGYTYEELTAAPGSPEWNLLALCQVVIDGRFVEELKDTTLPYRGSSNQRIIDIPASLAGSEVVLWQPAVL, from the coding sequence ATGAATATTTGCGGCTACTACCCGGAATCGATTAACGAGGGAGAAGGCATGCGGGCCGTCCTCTTCCTCAGCGGCTGCCGGCACCGCTGCCCGGGCTGCTTCAACCCGAAGACCTGGAATTTCAATTTCGGCGAACCTTTCACCCTGGAGCGCCAGCGGGAGATCATCGCCGAAATGGCTGCCAACCCGCTGCTGGATGGACTGACGCTGGCGGGCGGCGATCCTTTTTTCTCGGCAGAGGAGGCTATGGGCTTCATTCAGGAGCTGCGTGCCGTCCTGCCGGACTTTCCGATCTGGATCTATACCGGCTACACGTACGAGGAGCTCACTGCTGCTCCCGGCTCACCGGAATGGAACCTGCTGGCCCTGTGCCAGGTGGTCATTGATGGACGTTTTGTAGAAGAACTCAAAGACACTACCCTCCCCTACCGGGGAAGCAGCAACCAGCGGATCATTGATATCCCGGCCAGTCTGGCAGGCAGCGAAGTTGTGCTTTGGCAGCCGGCGGTGCTGTAA
- a CDS encoding anaerobic ribonucleoside triphosphate reductase, which produces MTLLEKRYNGGQAAQEVLLDEVIHLGRDIIESRDLDLLRENANLNGESFSGKMSKFGSEYSKWYARNFTMPPQLVQATLDNVVYVHDLDQYAIGTTNCIFIPFERLLREGFNTGNGSVRPPNSIMTAMSLVAIIFQSQQNAQYGGVSANKIDYDLAPYVTKSFAKLFRKGLEYFEEGQAGEHLGDISMSRTDLAEQYPRAFRFAQKETESETLQAAESMIHNLNTMSSRSGGQIPFTSINYGTCTSPEGQLVISSLLTATMNGLGSGETPVFPIQIFKCKQGVNQQQGDPNYELFLKAAECSARRLYPNFANLDAPLNLQYYDPADPDTEFATMGCRTRVLGDRFGRNHCSGKGNLSFNTLNLVRLGLAHGTVTGRRLAADEEGFYDDLNHYMDIALEGLLHRFRIQTSQKAKASDFMMREGVWEGGEQLAPDDSVGELLKHGSLSIGFIGMAECMKAMYGKHHGEDMEVHAKALAIVRHMREYCDRKSDELNLNITLFATPAEGLSGKFTKVDRKVLGSIPGVTDREYYTNSFHIPVYHELGAAQKISLEAPFHEYCNAGAISYVELNGNARSNPSAFVKIIKYALEQEISYFSINHPIDRCSGCGYEGVIGTNCPSCDAHEHDVHIRRLRRVTGYLTGDYQTRFNAAKQAEVRDRIKHL; this is translated from the coding sequence ATGACGCTGCTGGAGAAACGGTACAATGGTGGACAAGCTGCACAGGAGGTTCTTTTGGATGAAGTAATACATCTGGGACGGGATATTATCGAAAGCCGGGACCTCGACCTGCTGCGCGAGAATGCCAATTTGAACGGGGAAAGCTTCTCCGGTAAAATGAGCAAATTTGGCAGCGAGTATTCCAAATGGTATGCCCGCAATTTCACTATGCCGCCGCAGCTCGTGCAGGCGACGCTTGATAATGTCGTGTACGTCCACGATCTGGACCAATACGCCATCGGAACCACCAACTGTATCTTCATCCCGTTTGAACGCCTGCTCCGTGAAGGCTTCAACACCGGCAACGGCAGCGTCCGCCCTCCGAACTCGATTATGACGGCGATGTCGCTGGTTGCGATTATTTTCCAGTCTCAGCAGAATGCCCAGTACGGCGGGGTATCGGCCAATAAGATTGACTACGATCTTGCGCCTTATGTAACTAAGTCCTTTGCCAAGCTGTTCCGTAAGGGACTGGAGTATTTCGAAGAAGGACAAGCCGGCGAGCATCTTGGCGACATCTCCATGAGCCGCACCGATCTGGCTGAGCAGTATCCGCGGGCATTCCGCTTCGCGCAGAAAGAAACAGAAAGCGAAACCCTTCAGGCAGCTGAGAGCATGATACATAATCTAAATACGATGTCCAGCCGCTCCGGCGGGCAGATTCCTTTTACGAGCATCAACTACGGCACCTGCACTTCTCCGGAAGGCCAGCTGGTCATCAGCTCCCTGCTGACTGCGACGATGAACGGCCTCGGCAGCGGTGAAACACCGGTGTTCCCGATTCAAATCTTCAAGTGCAAGCAAGGCGTGAATCAGCAGCAGGGCGATCCGAACTATGAGCTGTTCCTCAAAGCGGCTGAATGCTCAGCCCGCAGACTGTATCCGAACTTCGCCAATCTGGATGCGCCGCTCAACCTGCAATATTACGATCCGGCTGATCCGGACACGGAATTTGCCACAATGGGCTGCCGCACCCGGGTGCTCGGCGACCGGTTCGGACGCAATCACTGCTCCGGCAAAGGAAACCTGTCCTTCAACACGCTGAACCTTGTCCGTTTGGGCCTCGCCCACGGGACTGTAACCGGCCGCCGTCTTGCCGCTGATGAGGAAGGCTTCTACGATGACCTGAATCATTATATGGACATCGCACTGGAAGGTCTGCTGCACCGCTTCCGCATCCAGACTTCCCAGAAAGCCAAAGCCTCGGACTTCATGATGCGCGAAGGTGTCTGGGAGGGCGGCGAACAGCTTGCACCTGACGACAGCGTAGGCGAGCTGCTCAAGCACGGAAGCCTGTCCATCGGCTTCATAGGTATGGCGGAGTGCATGAAGGCAATGTACGGCAAGCACCACGGCGAAGATATGGAAGTTCACGCCAAGGCGCTGGCCATCGTCCGCCACATGCGCGAATACTGCGACCGCAAGAGCGACGAGCTGAATCTTAACATCACCCTGTTCGCCACACCGGCTGAAGGCCTGTCTGGCAAGTTCACTAAAGTGGACCGTAAGGTACTGGGCTCTATTCCGGGCGTAACCGACCGCGAATACTATACGAACTCTTTCCATATTCCTGTATACCACGAGCTCGGCGCTGCGCAGAAAATCAGCCTGGAAGCTCCTTTCCATGAATACTGCAACGCCGGAGCTATCTCCTACGTCGAGCTGAACGGCAATGCCCGCAGCAATCCGTCGGCTTTTGTCAAAATCATCAAGTACGCGCTGGAGCAGGAGATTAGCTATTTCAGCATCAACCATCCGATTGACCGCTGCTCCGGCTGCGGGTATGAAGGCGTAATCGGCACGAACTGCCCTTCCTGCGATGCACATGAGCATGATGTTCATATCCGCCGGCTGCGCCGGGTAACCGGATATCTGACCGGCGACTATCAGACCCGCTTCAATGCTGCCAAGCAGGCAGAAGTAAGAGACCGCATTAAGCATCTATGA
- a CDS encoding MTH1187 family thiamine-binding protein, whose protein sequence is MAIGEVTVIPIGTGSTSLSSYVADMQRVLQTVEGITFELTSMGTIIEGPVSQILAAVEALHESPFTAGAQRVSTSLKIDDRRDKPSTSRSKLQSVERKLQDN, encoded by the coding sequence ATGGCTATTGGCGAAGTTACGGTAATTCCGATCGGTACAGGCAGCACTAGTCTCAGCAGCTATGTGGCCGACATGCAGCGGGTATTGCAGACAGTGGAGGGGATCACCTTTGAACTTACTTCTATGGGGACAATTATTGAGGGGCCGGTCTCACAGATTCTGGCTGCGGTAGAAGCACTACATGAATCTCCGTTCACAGCAGGGGCACAGCGTGTATCCACCTCGCTCAAAATCGATGACCGCCGCGACAAGCCTTCTACCAGCCGCAGCAAGCTGCAATCGGTAGAACGCAAGCTGCAGGATAACTAG
- a CDS encoding alpha/beta hydrolase, whose translation MWTIILLAVIVVAAAGLVYAGFYFYGVAIKRAPKEFLAKTPDLKVDPPVAGASWGEGAEWVSRQHFREVELRSDDGLKLKGYFLPSERAEGRTAIIAHGYSGKGKDMGATAKIYYEHSGYNVLIPDARGHGQSEGDYIGFGWPERRDYLKWIEFVLQETGPQAQIVLHGVSMGGATVLMASGEELPPQVKAVVADCGYSSVKAQLSYQLRRMYHLPGFPFIHFASLITRIKAGYFFGEASALKQVRKAKVPILFIHGDADKFVPFFMMEDLYQACSAPKDKLVVHGAGHGLAYDTDKSEYIARVDNFIARYVH comes from the coding sequence ATGTGGACGATCATTTTACTTGCAGTTATAGTTGTCGCCGCCGCAGGGCTGGTTTATGCGGGCTTCTATTTTTACGGGGTGGCGATCAAGCGGGCGCCGAAGGAATTTTTGGCGAAAACGCCTGATTTGAAGGTGGATCCGCCGGTTGCCGGAGCTTCCTGGGGAGAAGGGGCAGAATGGGTCTCCCGGCAGCATTTCCGGGAGGTTGAGCTGCGCTCGGACGACGGTTTGAAATTGAAAGGCTACTTTTTGCCTTCAGAGCGGGCTGAAGGACGGACTGCGATCATTGCCCACGGTTATTCCGGGAAAGGCAAGGATATGGGCGCAACCGCCAAGATTTATTATGAGCATTCCGGCTACAATGTGCTGATTCCGGATGCCAGGGGACATGGCCAAAGTGAAGGGGATTACATCGGCTTCGGCTGGCCGGAGCGCAGGGACTATCTGAAATGGATAGAGTTTGTTCTTCAGGAGACCGGGCCGCAGGCCCAGATTGTACTGCACGGGGTATCCATGGGAGGCGCAACGGTGCTGATGGCTTCAGGGGAAGAGCTTCCGCCGCAGGTCAAAGCTGTGGTTGCCGACTGCGGATATAGCTCGGTGAAGGCACAATTATCCTACCAGCTGCGCCGGATGTATCATTTGCCGGGGTTTCCCTTCATCCACTTCGCTAGTCTGATTACGCGGATCAAAGCAGGTTATTTCTTCGGTGAAGCCTCTGCGCTGAAGCAGGTGCGCAAAGCGAAGGTGCCAATTCTGTTTATTCATGGAGATGCCGACAAATTCGTGCCCTTCTTTATGATGGAGGATTTATATCAGGCCTGCAGCGCTCCCAAGGATAAGCTGGTGGTGCACGGAGCCGGACACGGGCTTGCCTATGACACGGATAAATCTGAATATATCGCCAGAGTAGATAATTTCATTGCACGGTATGTTCACTAA
- a CDS encoding HD-GYP domain-containing protein yields the protein MNIYGAFLKKQIGNYLFGSVVAVMAVGSLILLSSLEISVVEYGRLLIVLVLSFMIMVFAEVSVFLKQIRPVRTALMESKPTLAVLEEAYLHTHQLPRHAVLRILGPHLLGLSVPATLMTLWMIHSGLLSIPYFYLLLAVIGAVLIASMHALIEFYLTCSAIIPLIKEFRNRALEIYNVDFSLEGHVFVPIRPKFLISCMLIGTFPLFLFIMATQIRMNNTGSGLIGLQSYWAWAGMVLLIGTFFSSVAALLLTNSVQHPINELYQAMNHVKDGRLLQVQDEYSDEFSKLVAGFNMMVRGLQEREQQNRQLLDSYFTTLAVALDARDSYTAGHSLRVAEYSVIIGQLAGLSGQGLDDLRKSALLHDIGKIGVPDNVLFKEGNLTDEEFDQIKSHPVLGENILRQIEPVEKMAPYLSGVRSHHERYDGKGYPDGLAGAGIPLHGRIIAVADAYDAMTSDRPYRKGMDHERALMILEQGRGSQWDPEFAGLFLDYFGKTVKSGERQYPGRTG from the coding sequence ATGAATATATACGGGGCTTTTTTGAAGAAACAGATCGGAAATTATTTGTTCGGCTCCGTTGTTGCTGTAATGGCGGTGGGTAGTCTGATATTGCTGTCTTCTCTGGAGATCAGCGTCGTGGAGTATGGCCGCCTGTTAATTGTACTGGTGCTTTCGTTCATGATTATGGTATTTGCAGAGGTCAGCGTATTCCTGAAGCAAATTAGACCGGTCCGCACCGCTTTAATGGAATCAAAACCAACGCTGGCTGTGCTGGAAGAAGCTTATCTGCACACGCATCAGCTGCCAAGGCATGCAGTCCTGCGGATTCTTGGTCCCCACCTGCTCGGTTTGTCTGTGCCGGCAACCCTGATGACATTATGGATGATTCACAGCGGACTGCTCAGCATTCCTTATTTTTATCTGCTGCTCGCGGTCATTGGGGCGGTTCTTATTGCCAGCATGCATGCACTGATTGAGTTCTATCTGACCTGCTCGGCAATTATTCCGCTGATTAAGGAATTCAGAAACCGGGCGCTTGAGATATACAATGTGGATTTCTCGCTGGAGGGGCATGTCTTCGTGCCGATCCGTCCGAAATTTTTGATCAGCTGCATGCTGATCGGGACGTTTCCGCTGTTTCTTTTTATTATGGCCACGCAGATACGCATGAACAATACCGGAAGCGGGCTGATTGGCCTGCAGAGCTATTGGGCCTGGGCAGGCATGGTGCTGCTGATCGGCACTTTTTTCTCCTCGGTAGCGGCACTCCTCTTGACCAACAGTGTGCAGCATCCGATCAATGAGCTGTACCAAGCGATGAATCACGTAAAGGATGGACGCCTCCTGCAGGTGCAGGATGAATATTCTGATGAATTTTCTAAGCTGGTCGCCGGATTTAATATGATGGTACGGGGTCTGCAGGAACGCGAGCAGCAGAACCGGCAGCTGCTGGACAGCTATTTTACGACCCTCGCCGTTGCCCTGGATGCCCGTGATTCCTACACTGCCGGTCATTCGCTTCGGGTGGCGGAATACTCTGTCATCATCGGGCAATTGGCAGGTCTGTCCGGACAAGGTCTTGATGATTTGCGGAAGTCGGCACTCCTGCATGATATCGGCAAAATTGGCGTCCCGGATAATGTCCTGTTCAAAGAGGGGAATCTTACAGATGAAGAGTTTGATCAAATCAAAAGTCATCCGGTGCTCGGAGAAAATATTTTGCGCCAGATCGAACCGGTAGAGAAAATGGCTCCATATTTAAGCGGAGTGCGCTCGCATCATGAACGCTATGACGGCAAAGGTTATCCCGATGGGCTGGCGGGAGCGGGTATTCCGCTGCATGGCAGAATTATTGCAGTAGCGGATGCTTATGATGCGATGACCTCGGACCGCCCGTACCGGAAAGGGATGGACCATGAACGGGCGCTGATGATTCTGGAACAAGGCCGGGGCAGCCAGTGGGATCCTGAGTTCGCCGGACTATTCCTGGACTATTTCGGGAAAACTGTAAAATCCGGCGAAAGACAGTATCCGGGCCGGACGGGGTAA
- a CDS encoding NusG domain II-containing protein encodes MKRADVLLISIVLIAALAFLVPRWLGDDKGGPGKNLVANITVDGKLFKTVQLTQEEQTIEIRTDRGYNILKVHDYGIEMYDADCPDKVCLGFGKITQPKQTIVCLPHRVLVEIAGTSGGDEIDGYVQ; translated from the coding sequence ATGAAACGCGCAGATGTGCTGCTAATATCCATCGTGCTGATTGCTGCGCTTGCTTTTCTCGTGCCAAGATGGCTGGGCGATGATAAAGGCGGGCCGGGCAAGAATCTCGTGGCCAATATAACGGTGGACGGCAAGCTATTTAAGACCGTACAACTTACACAAGAAGAGCAGACGATTGAAATCCGCACAGACCGGGGTTATAACATTCTGAAAGTGCATGATTACGGAATCGAGATGTATGATGCGGACTGTCCCGATAAGGTATGCCTAGGCTTTGGAAAGATCACTCAGCCCAAACAGACCATCGTGTGTCTGCCGCACCGGGTACTGGTAGAAATTGCAGGGACATCGGGAGGAGATGAGATCGATGGCTATGTCCAGTAA
- a CDS encoding Gx transporter family protein has product MAMSSKESATALKRTVIIAIFAAVAVVLSIVEAQIPLAGMGLMPGAKLGFANIMILTCIFFLRGRDAFVLVILKTLLTAFLLGTFSSLLFSLFGSLLSFVVMFLLVRFGRKKLSVIGISIAGGLAHNTGQLLAASMVFNSTSILYYLPVLLVTGIVTGILVGFAVRYLVASLSKISLFEEFLN; this is encoded by the coding sequence ATGGCTATGTCCAGTAAGGAATCAGCAACGGCTCTGAAAAGAACGGTGATTATTGCGATTTTTGCTGCGGTTGCCGTAGTGCTAAGTATTGTGGAAGCCCAGATTCCGCTCGCAGGAATGGGCCTGATGCCCGGTGCGAAGCTAGGATTTGCAAACATAATGATTTTGACCTGTATTTTCTTTTTGCGCGGACGTGACGCTTTTGTGCTGGTGATTCTGAAGACCCTGCTTACCGCATTTTTGCTCGGTACTTTCTCAAGTTTGCTCTTCAGCCTGTTTGGTTCACTGCTCAGTTTTGTGGTCATGTTCCTTCTGGTCCGCTTTGGCCGCAAAAAACTCAGTGTCATCGGAATCAGCATCGCCGGGGGACTCGCCCACAATACCGGGCAGCTGCTGGCTGCATCCATGGTATTTAACTCTACGAGTATTTTATACTATCTGCCTGTTTTGCTGGTTACAGGTATTGTGACGGGGATTCTTGTCGGCTTTGCGGTGCGCTATCTGGTGGCTTCATTGTCGAAGATTTCGCTGTTTGAAGAGTTTCTGAACTGA
- a CDS encoding ATP-binding cassette domain-containing protein — MNESYKETEAGEKAAIISLEGVAFGYDPEHPILQNITLSIPEGQWVSVVGPNGSGKSTLVKLLNDLLPKSAGEIIVCGHRLEEETIGAIRRCIGMVFQNPDNQFIGATVEEDILFGLEGLCLSYTEMDERLKFYTEKLGIGHLLSKHPGELSGGQKQRVAIASILAMKPGIVIFDEASSMLDEGSRDELLDILRGMRDEGYTILMITHDADEILASDRVLALHGGTLAADVLPVELFRNQELLTKCHLREPYPWRLARELQRLGIQVDVPASEKELIDTLWPYNYSK, encoded by the coding sequence ATGAATGAATCTTACAAGGAAACAGAAGCCGGAGAGAAAGCTGCAATTATCTCTCTGGAGGGAGTGGCGTTCGGATATGATCCGGAGCACCCCATTCTGCAAAATATTACGCTGTCCATTCCTGAGGGACAATGGGTGAGCGTGGTCGGCCCGAACGGCAGCGGCAAATCGACGCTGGTCAAGCTGTTGAATGACCTGCTGCCCAAAAGCGCTGGAGAAATCATTGTCTGCGGACACCGTTTAGAAGAGGAGACCATCGGAGCCATCCGTAGATGCATCGGTATGGTCTTTCAGAATCCCGATAATCAGTTTATCGGTGCAACGGTAGAGGAAGACATCCTGTTCGGCCTGGAAGGCCTGTGTTTATCCTACACAGAGATGGACGAACGCCTCAAATTCTATACAGAGAAGCTGGGGATCGGCCATTTGCTGTCCAAACACCCGGGTGAACTGTCCGGCGGGCAGAAACAGCGGGTTGCCATCGCCTCCATTCTTGCCATGAAGCCAGGCATCGTCATCTTTGACGAGGCCTCTTCTATGTTAGACGAGGGGAGCCGGGATGAGCTGCTGGATATTCTGCGGGGGATGCGTGATGAAGGGTATACCATTCTGATGATTACGCATGATGCCGATGAGATTCTGGCTTCTGACCGTGTGCTTGCGCTCCATGGAGGCACTCTGGCAGCAGACGTGCTGCCGGTGGAGCTGTTCCGGAATCAAGAGCTGCTTACGAAATGCCATCTGCGCGAGCCTTATCCCTGGAGGCTTGCCCGTGAATTGCAGCGCTTGGGGATCCAGGTGGATGTTCCCGCCAGTGAAAAGGAGCTTATAGATACACTATGGCCATACAACTACAGCAAGTAA